One genomic window of Papaver somniferum cultivar HN1 unplaced genomic scaffold, ASM357369v1 unplaced-scaffold_150, whole genome shotgun sequence includes the following:
- the LOC113335902 gene encoding uncharacterized protein LOC113335902, protein MGTTRINNIYKNPSYAYNKDLSISSIIGNLRAYNVATGNLPPPPSPPPPPPPNDDLHSTGQKKSSKRRRRCQKLDDMSVDEENDIDGPLSHQDYIHKRRQDIDRDSSRVYQELTPEDVLSNPSSTFQPLVQYESDDDDESNSTGDPDQGQDLSNDDYGNEPDRVKKRAEQRFPIIGEPACVVCGKYGEYICDETGDDICSTDCKADLLLKAQSAEGAINCHDSRCLPGTSMVKLPEVKEDAWDFGRNRWTTKRSSLCTYECWNCQKPGHLPEDCLMITRALSSPSTSSHVPVGARNSSSISKDLLALYRICHQIGKNLHTAKCSICRSSSSLGMCLDCSISLCDDSGHLNEHIISHPSHQKIYSFKLQRLVKCCKSTCGVTDIKDLLACHYCLDKAFEKFYDMYSASWKRAGLSIIWNSICCEEHFTWHRINCTNADVDGSACIVKKHTLKNKCSQLSDFIF, encoded by the exons ATGGGGACAACGAGAATcaataatatatacaaaaatcCTTCATATGCTTACAACAAAGATTTGAGTATTTCTTCAATTATTGGAAATCTCAGAGCTTACAATGTTGCAACTGGaaatcttcctcctcctccttcaccaccaccaccaccacctccaaacGATGATTTACACTCCACTGGTCAGAAGAAGAGCTCTAAACGCCGCCGCCGCTGTCAAAAACTAGACGATATGAGTGTTGATGAGGAGAATGATATCGATGGACCTTTGTCTCATCAGGATTACATTCATAAGAGAAGACAGGATATAGATAGGGATTCTTCTCGTGTTTATCAGGAATTGACTCCAGAAGATGTATTGAGTAATCCCAGTTCAACATTTCAACCTCTGGTGCAGTACGAAAGTGATGACGATGACGAAAGTAATTCTACTGGAGACCCTGATCAAGGACAAGATTTGTCGAATGACG ATTATGGAAATGAGCCTGATCGCGTTAAAAAAAGAGCGGAGCAACGATTTCCCATCATAGGGGAACCTGCTTGTGTGGTATGTGGAAAATACGGAGAATATATCTGCGATGAGACTGGGGATGATATCTGCAGTACTGATTGCAAGGCTGACCTACTGCTGAAAGCTCAAAGTGCTGAGGGAGCCATTAACTGCCACGATTCTCGGTGCTTGCCTGGTACAAGCATGGTAAAGCTGCCTGAGGTTAAAGAGGATGCTTGGGATTTTGGTCGGAACAGGTGGACTACGAAAAGATCCAGCCTATGTACATATGAGTGTTGGAACTGCCAGAAACCTGGCCATCTTCCTGAAGACTGTCTGATGATAACACGGGCTTTATCTTCCCCTTCAACAAGCAGCCACGTTCCAGTAGGTGCTCGCAACTCTAGTTCCATATCCAAAGATCTTCTTGCACTCTACAGAATATGTCACCAAATAGGAAAAAATCTGCATACTGCAAAATGCAGTATATGCCGTAGCTCATCAAGTTTGGGAATGTGCCTCGATTGTAGTATCAGTCTTTGTGATGATTCTGGTCATCTTAATGAGCATATCATTTCACATCCTTCTCATCAGAAAATCTACTCTTTCAAGCTCCAACGCTTGGTGAAATGCTGTAAATCAACATGCGGTGTGACTGACATCAAGGATCTCCTTGCTTGCCACTACTGTCTTGATAAAGCATTTGAAAAGTTCTACGACATGTATTCTGCCTCATGGAAAAGAGCCGGTCTTTCAATTATATGGAATTCCATTTGCTGTGAGGAACACTTCACTTGGCACAGGATAAATTGCACGAACGCGGATGTGGACGGAAGTGCCTGTATTGTCAAGAAGCACACACTGAAGAATAAATGCTCTCAGCTCAGTGACTTCATTTTCTGA
- the LOC113336112 gene encoding asparagine synthetase [glutamine-hydrolyzing] 2-like — MCGILAVFGCVDNSQAKRSRIIELSRRLRHRGPDWSGLHCHQDCYLAHQRLAIVDPASGDQPLYNEDKSIIVTVNGEIYNHEELRAKLKNHKFRTGSDCEVIAHLYEEYGENFVDMLDGMFSFVLLDTRDKSFIAARDAIGITPLYMGWGLDGSIWFASEMKALSDDCERFTSFLPGHIYSSKTGELRRWYNPPWFAENTPSTPYDPLVLREVFEKAVKKRLMTDVPFGVLLSGGLDSSLVASVASRYLAESEVAKQWGSQLHTFCIGLKGSPDLKAGREVADYLGTHHNEFTFTVQEGLDALEEVIYHVETYDVTTIRASTPMFLMSRKIKSLGVKMVLSGEGSDEILGGYLYFHKAPNKDEFHQETCRKIKALHLYDCLRANKSTSAWGLEARVPFLDKQFINIAMDIDPEWKMIRPDLGRIEKWVLRNAFDDEQKPYLPKHILYRQKEQFSDGVGYSWIDGLKDHANAHVTDAMLAQAGYVYPENTPPTKEAYYYRTIFEKFFPKNAARSTVPGGPSVACSTAKAMEWDAEWSKNPDPSGRAALGVHAAAYEEVKPSALPKSATPLSDLPHKVQAGTIESVATVV; from the exons ATGTGTGGAATCCTTGCGGTTTTCGGTTGTGTTGATAACTCTCAGGCTAAACGTTCCAGAATCATCGAACTCTCCAGAAG GTTAAGACATAGAGGTCCAGATTGGAGTGGATTACATTGTCATCAAGATTGTTATCTTGCTCATCAACGTTTGGCTATTGTAGATCCTGCTTCTGGTGATCAACCTCTTTACAATGAAGACAAATCTATCATCGTTACG GTTAACGGGGAGATTTATAACCATGAAGAATTGAGGGCAAAGTTGAAGAATCATAAATTCAGAACTGGAAGTGATTGCGAAGTTATTGCTCATCTT TATGAAGAATATGGAGAGAATTTCGTGGATATGTTGGATGGCATGTTCTCTTTTGTCCTTCTTGACACCCGCGACAAAAGTTTCATTGCTGCTAGAGATGCTATTGGGATTACACCATTATACATGGGTTGGGGTCTTGATG GATCAATTTGGTTTGCTTCTGAAATGAAAGCTTTGAGTGATGACTGTGAGCGTTTCACGTCCTTTCTTCCTGGGCATATATATTCTAGCAAAACTG GAGAGCTTAGGCGGTGGTACAACCCACCTTGGTTTGCAGAAAACACACCATCAACTCCTTATGATCCTTTGGTTTTACGGGAGGTCTTTGAGAAG GCTGTGAAAAAAAGGCTGATGACAGATGTTCCATTTGGTGTTCTTTTATCTGGAGGACTTGATTCATCACTTGTGGCATCTGTAGCTTCTCGCTACTTGGCAGAATCAGAAGTTGCTAAGCAGTGGGGATCACAGCTGCATACGTTCTGCATCGGATTAAAG GGTTCTCCAGATCTCAAAGCTGGCAGAGAAGTTGCAGATTATCTTGGTACCCATCATAATGAATTTACCTTCACAGTCCAG GAAGGGTTAGATGCACTTGAGGAGGTCATTTACCATGTTGAAACATATGATGTGACCACTATCAGAGCCAGCACACCAATGTTTCTAATGTCCAGGAAGATTAAGTCCTTGGGTGTAAAGATGGTTCTTTCAGGGGAAGGTTCGGATGAAATTCTTGGTGGTTATTTATATTTCCACAAGGCTCCAAACAAGGATGAGTTCCATCAAGAAACATGTCGGAAG ATTAAAGCTTTGCATCTGTATGATTGTCTGAGGGCTAACAAGTCAACATCAGCTTGGGGTCTAGAAGCTCGTGTACCCTTCTTGGATAAACAGTTCATTAACATTGCAATGGACATTGATCCAGAGTGGAAAATG ATACGACCAGATCTTGGTAGAATCGAGAAGTGGGTCCTTCGTAATGCATTTGATGATGAACAGAAGCCATACCTGCCAAAG CACATATTGTACAGGCAAAAGGAGCAGTTCAGTGATGGAGTAGGATACAGCTGGATTGATGGACTGAAAGATCATGCAAATGCACAT GTTACCGATGCAATGTTGGCTCAAGCAGGCTATGTTTATCCTGAAAATACTCCTCCCACGAAAGAAGCGTACTACTACAGGACTATCTTTGAAAAGTTCTTCCCCAAG AATGCTGCTAGGTCAACCGTCCCAGGAGGACCAAGTGTGGCATGCAGTACAGCTAAAGCAATGGAGTGGGATGCAGAATGGTCGAAGAACCCTGATCCATCTGGCCGTGCAGCTCTTGGTGTTCATGCTGCCGCTTACGAAGAAGTGAAACCATCTGCACTCCCGAAGAGTGCTACTCCACTGAGTGATCTTCCACATAAAGTTCAGGCTGGCACTATCGAGTCAGTGGCAACTGTTGTCTGA